The segment CTCAAGTTAATTTGCATGTGAAGGCAGACGagcgaatacttttggcaatatagtgcgtggtatatatatatacatttatttttataggagACCCcctattttaacattaaacatttttaatgcccCTCTACAGTTGCATGCGTTTATAATGCAAAAACAGCAGAATGCAAACAATTAGCTGCGACTTGTATACTCCTAAGGAATTTTCACAACAAAAGgttcctctttttttcataATCTGATGAACGAATAACAACAGCCCATTTTAATGTCATTGGAAATACTAAAATCTATCCATTGCACTTATCTGTTACCTTAAAAACGACATGCAAGGGTTCAAAAGGACAGACTTTCTTTTCAGGCTCTGCTTTTTACCTGATAAACAAACAGGAGCGAACTAAAATCTATTAACAAGAATATcagaattaattttatttatttgattatttatcaTGTTATAAAttcaataattgtatttttttatcaagaGTGCACTTGGCGACCCCTCGAAAATCTTTAGCGACCCCTAGTGGTGGTCGCGACCCACGTTTGGGAACCAGTGATCTAtataactgttctacttatttcatcTTACTTAAAAACCgttttctttccttccatcattcattcgttcactccctcaatatgtaGAATTGTCAGAATGTTTCCCTTTTGAATAAACAATTCTTGAAGTTggacgctaaagaatccatagcactagcattagcattagccgctagccacttccttcTTTAGCTCTTTTacgcatgcgcaaaacaaatcttatttccaccAAGTAGTGAGTAGCCACAGGGACGCTAATTAGTTTCTTTTATATACCTCGAGCATTGTTGTGTAGGATTTTAAGTTTAAATGTGCTCAAAGTGCGAGACGGATATAAatcaaacttgcggtccgccgcTTAATTCGTTCCTGAGGGAATTCAGATTTTAaatatgttccgcacgtaaaagggattgcattcggtacacatgtgcaccgaaCCGAACGCACTGTACCGAAATTTCGGTACTAATGggtgtaccgttacaccactaatatataaatatatagtttttccCTTCCCCTCAGATTCTGGTCCGTTAATGAGTGAATGGACAATGAATCCGCACACGCGTGGACCAGCTCTGAAAGCATCATCGGGCAGGGATGATGCGAATCAGGTAACTACCAGTCCCGCCCAACATGAGCCAACCAGAAGTAATATATGAAAGTCTAACAGTCACAACCCCCTAACAAAACTGCAATAATAAGCTAACATTTTGAAACGAAGCAAAACAGGCCACTAATTTAGCAGCATCTCCATTTGGATGGGGATTTAGCGGTTATGCTAGTAGAAATGGAATTAATTAGCGGAATCACTCAACACACACCGCCATTTATTAGCTGATTTCCCTGCATTGTAATACAAAGAAATACCTCCTCTGCGTCCTGTACTAATCAGTATACTGAAGTCtgaatttctttctctctgttttaaaCCAAAAGCAGCTCAGGGCTTACCAAAGCCTTTTATCAGTTCTGTGAAGACTCCGGGGTCACTTTCCATGAGACACCATTCTCCAGCACTTCCggccattttttctttttgatgtatgcaaaagaaaaaagacgaTTTCGTGCAATAAATAAGAGAACGATCATGCAGATCTAATTAAAATATTCCAAAACTGCCAAGCATTCGCTTAGGGACCCGCTAGCGTCTTCTTCTTTTGTGGAGGGCACAACGGCAAAAAGTGGTTTATCGCCATCTGGTGGACGGGAGTATAGATATCTGGAGTCTGGAACAGGAATAATAATGACCATCGAGcgggcataacattatgaccacctgtctaatatattgtgttgctgccaaaacactcctgacctgtcgagcatcaacagcatcaACGTCTTCACCAATTTGAGTTACAGGAGCTCggctgttggatcggaccacatgcgccacccttcgctccccatgtgcatcgaTGAATGTTGGCTGGCTGTGATTCAGAACCACTTCCttgaaccacttttgatagattctaaccaatgcagactgggaacacatcacaagagctgcagttttggagatgctccaaCCCAGTCTTCCAGCCATCACTATTTGGCCCTTGTCagactcactcaaatccttacgcttgcccattttcccTGTTTTGAACAaatcaaatttgaggacaaaatgttcacttatatatatcatattatatataatatatacctaatatatcccacccactaacatgcGCCacaatgaagagataatcagtgttattcacttacCGGTCACaacgttataatgtcataatgttttgtctgatcggtgtatatctagtatgtataatgtatttctTCTAAAATGAGTTTCTGTCGTGttgtacatgtacattataaaaagaagaaagaatcaCTATTGTCATGCAGATTTTTTATTATGCTGTTACCTTTGGGATGCATCATTTCGCAACACCGTACTTTATAAACAGTTTCCTTGCACATTTTGGATAAATCTTATGCAACTGAACATCTTGACTTCATGTTGTTTAAACCCACTAAACATCCCTACCAGTTAAAATGATTCAAGTGTTATTCAAGCAACACAGGTTACACTTCTCAATAAGTGGCAAAAGTTTGCCCTGTTCATGAAGCTGTCGGGTATCGGAACTTCCTCCGATGCACTGTCCATTGATAAACACTCTTGGGACCTGAAACAACCCAAACCACAATTTCAATGCCAACATAGATATAAAAGCACTGGGTGATTTGCTTTATGTTCCATTGTTCTGTAATGCACTGCAACTACCCTTAAGTGAGTGAGATACTGCTGTGATTCATAAAGCAAAATGGCAAATTTCTTACCGTTCTGGCACCGGATATTTGTTCTAAAACGTCTTGAATCTGTTGTCCGTTATTATGTTCGTCCAGTTCAATCACCCTATATGTGGCTCCGATTTGGTTAAACACATTCTTGGCCATTTTGCAATAAGGGCATGTCGTCTTGGAGAATATAACAATGCAGTTATGAGACACCGTTTCctgaatgagaaaaagaatgtgaagtataaaatgcagaaaaagaTACGCAAATTTTATTAGCGTTCGATTAGCGCAGCTAATCACcgaacatttgttttactggtGTCTCAAAACTAGCACCAAAACgagccatgatgcacacatacagcaattaaaaccgtccgtgtggaaacatagcaaaagtttagTTTGGTGTGCTGATAATTTTACgccatttaaaacaccacaattactttaaaacattgctaagtatattttgtcttcatgctctatgttgggtttggtttcatttacatttactattGCGGAATTTAACAGACGCCCgtgtccagagtgacgtacaaaagtgctttgagtctctagcaaggGAAAAATTAccactggtacactagattaccaacttaagataaatcagactacaattCTTGATTTCAACCATCGCTTAAAGatctgttcagacatctaggggaagtttattccaccacctcggtgccagaacagagaagagactCAAAGAGCCTTGATGTTTCcctaataataaacactacatttgcataaagcatccatatttgtccatgcgcatgttgattagagtattaaaaacgtaagcatttatttaaggtacatttagaacagataaaaatgtgcaattaagcaattaagttgtgattattCATGAGTCGACTCATGACAATAATGCCATTAagtgcgattaaatatttgaatcgattgacagccctaatatattatatatatatatatatatatatatatatctcagaaATGGTAAGATTCACCTATTCGCATCAGTGCATTGGCAttaaagatctatctatctatctatctatctatctatctatctatctatctatctatctatctatctatttgaaAAAGTGTGCGTTGGATTCAAGTTGGCAATTGTATCACGGGGCATCgtttttattaacatatttgcatggggggaaaaaaatgatttatctATATAGAATTATTAggagatgcgctatacttttattatttaaaaagtgactgTGAAATGTAAGTTGATTTCTCTGTCTTTTACAGCCATTTGTGTTTTTACAATAGGCATTGTCCCAATCCAGGTTTTCAGAGATCAATAGgttaaaaatatatcttttacatttataaagtagTCTTTCCCTAATAATCGAGGTGAccgtggcgaggaaaaactccccgagatgtcATGAGGAACAAACcattagaggaaccagacacgaAACAAAACTGGCCCTCATCCGGATGGCACCGtatgttcattcatttacagttccatcattgttaaggtttaCTGTTCGCCGATGGTTAATGCAAGATGCGATCCTAAATCATTGTAgaagactgttgatattaattacagtccaaacccATCCTTATAGTCAATGTAGACAAATAATAAGCATCTCCTGATATCAGAAATGAGATGTCAACAAGGAAAGCGAAGCTTACCTGAATAAACTGAGAACATGCCTGGTCTGAAACCCTTCCAGAAGTAGTGGATGTGGAATTCCCCATCCTGGACCTGTAACACAGATTAGATTAGGATTAGTTCAAAGAGGCACTAGATTGAAACCAGTTTTATGAAGCGAGATTTTAGGAATTGGACCTTGCTGGAAGAGAGAAGCATGCAGTAAAGAAAAAGGACAGAAACATTGTAAAAAGAATCAACTGGCTGTTCATTTGGACCATGTTTTCTTGCAGTGGTTGAATAAGATGCAGAAGAGTGAAGAGGATTTTCTACAGCTCATCTGATTATAAGGAGAGATTAGCGTTAAAGGATCCCTGCGATCTGAGATCGTTACTGGCCATTTCATGATCTTTCACCAGTTATATACAATTAATAACACTGTAAGACAAAAAAGACCCTAATCAACTGTGATACACTATTAAACAGACGTTATGATCAATTCCGTTCTACATCGATAATGACCTTTGAATCAAGCTGTAAACATTTCCAGACTTGTACACAACTGAAAATCTCAATAGCATAATGTAagtaagtatttattttttttttatttcgatttCAATTTTGACAGATCACACGAAGCATGCAGACATCGCCATCATCCGCCCCCTCGCATGCCTTTAATGTGACATTTACTTACTTCCGGTTCAACGGAAGCGGAAGTTGTTTTTAATCCACACACgcctgtttatatatatatatatatatatatatatatatatatatatatatatatatatatatatatatatatatatatatatatatatatatatatataattactttgGCAATGTACATACCATAAGAAATTGGTAGATTTCAGTACAGAAAACCGTAGTTTTTCTGCTTGTTTATGGTTTAACGTGTCCTCTGACGCCACAAGAAGGCGGGGTTAAAGACGTACGGCACCAGATTTAGCCaatgaaagtaaagaatgcGGTGACGTGCATCTTAAACGCAGCCTCTTTCTGACGTCAgtggacacttcaaccaataaacaagcagagaaactactaGGCTACGGTACTACAGATCtgcatactgtacagtacatgtactcaaatcaaatttaaattaaattaaaattttacaatacttaataataaaatttcacatacagagtatgacatatagtgaaatgttttttttttgactgtccaacttgtaaaaaagaaagaaatacaatataacataaaacataaaaggtaatgtaaaaataaataaaagaactataaaagtatattaaaatataatctatgtataattaaaaatatgcgttttatatatatatatatatatatatatatatatatatatatatatatatatatatatatatatatatatatataaatccgaGTTCCACTAGTGCcaataatgcaaataatagtGACTATTGTAATTCACTGTATTGTACTCACTATAAATTTGATACAGTGTACTATATTTCTACAAATTTATACAACATTCATTttgctatattcttgcaaatgttttctgtgtgtgtttaaagtgtgtgggaggatgatttccGGCTTTAACAATGATCAATTTTTTTGGGTGGCATCCGTTTATcgcgggtttttttttttttttcgtttattgcgggcggttttggaacgtaaccgcCGCTATAAACGTAGGAATTACTGTATACACCAGGGGACACCTACCTTTTTGAAACTGggtttcagtttgatctgaaattacaaatttgctaaatttaccttttattatatgttattgttaataattaatgatattcatctatgttaaggcactgatcatgttaatgatttctcataataattatcaacaatgatttaacataGTAGGAAAcaactatttttagaaaagtcccgcgggctactcatgtggtacTCACCAcattggtgacccctggtatacactataccaatcaggcataacattatgacctccTGCCTGGTcctatatgcaacaaactgcaTTTTACTGTGTGTAGACCATTTTAAAGatgtaaacaataacaaacatgTTACGATGATACTGCATGTAGCTAACCCCTagccagacaatggtgaagcgtactgatgtttcaaaaagcctttattttgtgttcagccgtcagcctttcctttgggaaacacaaaatctacctttccttgatgagaaaccttttcttagtgaaacaccgtaagagctacagaacagatagataacaaataatacaatcagctcttacaaacataaacatgaatagccATTTAAAAGAAACCCTTTTGTGATGTCACACGATGATGTCACAGATGTGAGTGTCATATGATTCTAACGTATCACATGACATAAGtaataataacacattaaaacacttctttacagttaaatagattaacccaaatattaatacatatgcacattaaacaaatcaatcatagtaccttgttcccgttccagctaggtgcttaattatcccttactttccttaagaaccttgtacgatttcagagcatttaaacgacatgactttcctttaccatggtgtacgtcacactaactagtgggggcagagtcaaaggattataccgtatgggggcggGGTTAAAagactataccgtatggggcggagttaaaggactataccgtatggggcagaagagaccaaacaaaatggagctcaaaagGAT is part of the Silurus meridionalis isolate SWU-2019-XX chromosome 9, ASM1480568v1, whole genome shotgun sequence genome and harbors:
- the glrx2 gene encoding glutaredoxin 2 isoform X2, translating into MLLRFSVVYKSGNVYSLIQRSRMGNSTSTTSGRVSDQACSQFIQETVSHNCIVIFSKTTCPYCKMAKNVFNQIGATYRVIELDEHNNGQQIQDVLEQISGARTVPRVFINGQCIGGSSDTRQLHEQGKLLPLIEKCNLCCLNNT
- the glrx2 gene encoding glutaredoxin 2 isoform X1; amino-acid sequence: MVQMNSQLILFTMFLSFFFTACFSLPARSRMGNSTSTTSGRVSDQACSQFIQETVSHNCIVIFSKTTCPYCKMAKNVFNQIGATYRVIELDEHNNGQQIQDVLEQISGARTVPRVFINGQCIGGSSDTRQLHEQGKLLPLIEKCNLCCLNNT
- the glrx2 gene encoding glutaredoxin 2 isoform X3; its protein translation is MGNSTSTTSGRVSDQACSQFIQETVSHNCIVIFSKTTCPYCKMAKNVFNQIGATYRVIELDEHNNGQQIQDVLEQISGARTVPRVFINGQCIGGSSDTRQLHEQGKLLPLIEKCNLCCLNNT